One genomic window of Cystobacter ferrugineus includes the following:
- a CDS encoding alpha/beta fold hydrolase — protein sequence MDVARWVPWLLTGVLVLGALNVLWILLVRWWYRPRVPPPELLKTRCQDGWELSVYLRRAPTRRFEEPVLLCHGLAANRYTFDFEPPYSLSHVLAEEGFDCFIVEWRGIGGSRRPPPGKRWPDASVDDLVAQDGPALIDLALARTGARRAFWVGHSLGGLVGYAVAQGSHAGKLAGLLALGSPVFFPPDKLIRRLIHLGNRAAWPRGLRNEWLSRTLAPFLGYVTVPLSDLIINPKHIPPAIQRKVYANMMASMSRNVLRQFQDWIDHDAFRSFDGSVDWRAGLAKLTLPVLVMGGSQDRLAPPKNLRAQYELLGCSDKQLYIFGAERGDKMDYGHGDLLFGTGVAHEVHYETRAWLISHATHLSVPEEAPDGSARSA from the coding sequence ATGGACGTGGCGCGGTGGGTCCCATGGCTGTTGACAGGCGTGCTCGTCCTGGGGGCGCTCAACGTCCTCTGGATACTGCTCGTGCGCTGGTGGTACCGCCCGCGTGTCCCCCCGCCCGAGTTGCTCAAGACCCGATGCCAGGACGGCTGGGAGCTGAGCGTGTACCTGCGGCGCGCCCCCACCCGGCGCTTCGAGGAGCCCGTCCTGCTGTGTCATGGGCTGGCCGCCAACCGCTATACCTTCGACTTCGAGCCCCCCTACTCCCTTTCCCACGTCCTCGCGGAGGAGGGCTTCGACTGCTTCATCGTGGAGTGGCGGGGCATCGGGGGCTCGCGGCGCCCGCCCCCGGGAAAGCGCTGGCCGGACGCCAGCGTGGATGACCTCGTCGCCCAGGATGGACCGGCGCTCATCGATCTGGCGCTCGCCCGGACGGGCGCCCGGCGGGCCTTCTGGGTGGGACACTCCCTGGGAGGCCTGGTGGGCTACGCGGTGGCGCAGGGCTCCCACGCCGGCAAGCTGGCGGGCCTGCTCGCGCTCGGCTCCCCGGTGTTCTTCCCCCCCGACAAGCTCATCCGCCGGCTCATCCACCTGGGCAACCGGGCCGCGTGGCCGCGGGGCCTGCGCAACGAGTGGTTGAGCCGCACCCTGGCGCCCTTCCTCGGCTACGTCACCGTCCCCCTGTCGGATCTCATCATCAACCCCAAGCACATCCCCCCGGCCATCCAGCGCAAGGTGTACGCCAACATGATGGCGTCGATGAGCCGCAACGTGCTGCGTCAGTTCCAGGATTGGATCGACCATGACGCGTTCCGCTCGTTCGACGGGAGCGTGGACTGGCGCGCGGGGCTGGCGAAGCTGACGCTGCCGGTGCTGGTGATGGGGGGAAGCCAGGATCGGCTCGCCCCTCCGAAGAACCTGCGCGCCCAGTACGAGCTGCTCGGCTGCTCCGACAAGCAGCTCTACATCTTCGGCGCCGAGCGCGGCGACAAGATGGACTACGGGCATGGAGACCTGCTCTTCGGCACGGGCGTGGCCCACGAGGTCCACTACGAGACGCGCGCCTGGCTCATCTCCCACGCCACGCACCTGAGCGTGCCGGAGGAGGCCCCGGACGGCTCCGCCCGCTCAGCGTGA
- the pssA gene encoding CDP-diacylglycerol--serine O-phosphatidyltransferase: protein MSPRKLMFVLPNLFTVTSILCGFYALTLCAGEAAPAQLHQAALAILFAMFFDGCDGRVARLTRTQSDFGMQLDSLADVVSFGAAPGLLVYKWALEPLGFVGLLLAFSFTACGALRLARFNVLAMRSPQGGGGNFFVGLPIPLAASVLVSMIIAHYAATGGEPLEDSARVPVVVATLTLSLLMVSTVRYRTFKDLRLSPRSALVLALVLASGVVIGTRFHPAYVLVAYSFAYLGFGLLESAFLVRHRLVARKAGRGAAPAMVLLDEEEGEDEDEDDGQRMA from the coding sequence ATGAGTCCTCGCAAGTTGATGTTCGTCCTGCCGAATCTGTTCACGGTCACCTCCATCCTCTGTGGCTTCTACGCTCTGACCCTGTGCGCGGGCGAGGCGGCTCCGGCTCAGCTCCACCAGGCGGCCCTGGCCATCCTCTTCGCCATGTTCTTCGATGGGTGCGATGGCCGGGTGGCCCGCCTCACGCGGACCCAGAGCGACTTCGGCATGCAGCTCGACAGCCTCGCGGATGTCGTCTCCTTCGGCGCCGCCCCGGGCCTCCTGGTCTACAAGTGGGCCCTGGAACCCCTGGGCTTCGTGGGCCTGCTGCTCGCCTTCTCCTTCACCGCCTGCGGCGCCCTGCGGCTCGCGCGCTTCAACGTGCTCGCCATGCGCAGCCCCCAGGGCGGCGGCGGCAACTTCTTCGTCGGCCTGCCCATCCCGCTCGCCGCCAGCGTGCTCGTCTCGATGATCATCGCCCACTACGCCGCCACGGGGGGCGAGCCCCTCGAGGACTCGGCCCGGGTGCCCGTGGTGGTGGCCACGCTCACGCTGTCGCTGCTGATGGTGTCCACTGTCCGCTACCGGACCTTCAAGGATCTGCGCCTGTCGCCCCGCTCCGCCCTGGTGCTCGCCCTGGTGCTCGCCAGCGGCGTGGTCATCGGCACGCGCTTCCACCCGGCCTATGTGCTGGTGGCCTACTCCTTCGCCTACCTCGGCTTCGGCCTGCTCGAGTCGGCCTTCCTCGTGCGCCACCGGCTCGTCGCCCGCAAGGCGGGGCGCGGCGCGGCCCCGGCCATGGTGCTCCTGGACGAGGAGGAGGGCGAGGACGAGGACGAGGACGACGGTCAGCGGATGGCGTGA
- a CDS encoding CinA family nicotinamide mononucleotide deamidase-related protein: MRVELLCTGDELVTGLTTDTNSPYLEARLFELGVKVGRVVLVGDVREDITRGLQEAASRADVVIVSGGLGPTADDFTAECAAAAAGVPLVEDAGTLRLLRERAEKRGRELTPNVARMALVPEGSEVVPNPVGAAPLFIVRLGDCRLFFLPGVPREYRALVEGVVVPRVREELERRPGRTWRAFRLLRTVGLPESVLDARVAPLARAHPRVVFGFRTHAPENQLKLMAEAPSQAEADAALAAAEAAARAELGRSVYGADADTYPGVVARLLTQARATLAIAESCTGGLIAAQLTAVPGASGFLVGSAVVYTEQMKTAWAGVPPDMLERHGAVSRPVAVALAEGIRASCRTTYGLSVTGVAGPTGGTPEDPVGTVYCALAVDGGPTRCERFSLSGDRELIRLFAASHALELLREHLLTPPSSP, encoded by the coding sequence ATGCGCGTCGAGCTGCTGTGCACCGGGGACGAGCTCGTCACCGGACTGACGACCGACACCAACAGTCCCTACCTGGAGGCGCGGCTCTTCGAGCTGGGCGTCAAGGTGGGCCGGGTGGTGCTGGTGGGCGATGTTCGCGAGGACATCACCCGAGGACTCCAGGAGGCCGCGTCCCGGGCGGACGTGGTCATCGTCTCCGGTGGGCTGGGCCCCACGGCGGATGACTTCACGGCCGAGTGCGCCGCGGCGGCCGCGGGCGTGCCCCTCGTCGAGGACGCGGGCACCCTGCGCTTGCTGCGCGAGCGCGCCGAGAAGCGGGGCCGGGAGCTGACGCCCAACGTGGCGCGCATGGCGCTCGTGCCCGAGGGCTCCGAGGTGGTGCCCAACCCCGTGGGCGCCGCGCCGCTGTTCATCGTCCGGCTGGGGGATTGCCGCCTCTTCTTCCTGCCCGGGGTGCCGCGCGAGTACCGGGCGCTGGTGGAGGGCGTGGTGGTGCCGCGCGTGCGCGAGGAGCTGGAGCGGCGGCCCGGGCGCACCTGGCGCGCCTTCCGCCTGTTGCGCACGGTGGGCCTGCCCGAGTCGGTGCTCGATGCGCGTGTGGCGCCGCTGGCCCGGGCGCACCCGCGTGTGGTGTTCGGCTTTCGCACCCATGCACCGGAGAACCAGCTCAAGCTGATGGCGGAAGCGCCCTCCCAGGCCGAGGCGGACGCCGCCCTGGCCGCGGCCGAGGCGGCGGCGCGCGCGGAGCTGGGCCGCTCGGTGTACGGGGCGGACGCGGACACCTACCCCGGCGTGGTGGCGAGGCTCCTGACGCAGGCGCGCGCCACGCTGGCGATCGCCGAGAGCTGCACCGGGGGCCTCATCGCCGCGCAGCTCACCGCGGTGCCCGGCGCGAGCGGCTTCCTGGTGGGCAGCGCGGTCGTCTACACCGAGCAGATGAAGACTGCCTGGGCGGGAGTGCCTCCGGACATGCTGGAGCGTCACGGGGCCGTGTCGCGTCCGGTGGCGGTGGCCCTGGCCGAGGGCATCCGCGCCTCGTGCCGGACGACCTATGGCCTGTCGGTGACGGGGGTGGCGGGGCCCACGGGGGGCACGCCCGAGGATCCGGTGGGCACCGTCTACTGCGCGCTCGCGGTGGACGGAGGGCCCACGCGCTGCGAGCGCTTCTCGCTCTCCGGGGATCGCGAGCTCATCCGCCTCTTCGCCGCCTCTCACGCGCTCGAACTGCTGCGCGAGCACCTGCTGACCCCGCCCTCCTCGCCATGA
- a CDS encoding DUF1285 domain-containing protein, producing the protein MSDTPPIPPPVSGPPSGKRWHTREDSGIRLDARLRWWHDDVPIEHPRIIELFNSSLHLDDTGRYQLRIGNDWCYVQVEDAAYEVRTVDVTPDERVSVRLSDRTAEALEPSSLGVGAEGVLECRVKGGRARARFSRDAQYQLGELMEQDAQGRLVLRAGQRLLALPASFVLPDV; encoded by the coding sequence GTGAGCGACACTCCTCCCATCCCACCTCCTGTCTCGGGGCCCCCGTCGGGCAAGCGCTGGCACACCCGCGAGGACAGCGGCATCCGCCTGGATGCCCGGCTGCGCTGGTGGCACGACGACGTGCCCATCGAGCACCCGCGCATCATCGAGCTCTTCAACAGCTCCCTGCACCTGGACGACACGGGCCGCTACCAGCTCCGGATTGGCAACGACTGGTGCTACGTCCAGGTGGAGGACGCCGCCTACGAGGTGCGCACCGTGGACGTCACCCCGGACGAGCGTGTGTCCGTGCGCCTGAGCGACCGCACCGCCGAGGCCCTGGAGCCCTCGAGCCTCGGGGTGGGCGCCGAGGGCGTGTTGGAGTGCCGGGTGAAGGGGGGCCGGGCCCGGGCGCGCTTCTCCCGGGATGCCCAGTACCAGTTGGGCGAGCTGATGGAGCAGGACGCCCAGGGCCGGCTCGTCCTGCGCGCGGGCCAGCGTCTGCTCGCGCTGCCCGCGTCGTTCGTGTTGCCCGACGTCTAG
- the recA gene encoding recombinase RecA, with amino-acid sequence MNKLTEKLKAVAAAVAAIEKQFGKGAVMPLGGEAREQKVAVIPSGSVGLDRALGVGGYPRGRVVELFGNESSGKTTLTLHAIAQVQAQGGVAAFIDAEHALDVNYARKLGVRVEELLISQPDTGEQALEITEQLVRSGAVDLIVVDSVAALVPRAEIEGEMGDAHMGVQARLMSQALRKLTGAVSRSGCCIIFINQIRMKIGVVFGNPETTTGGNALKFYSSVRLEIRRTGNLKDGESVVGTRAKVKVVKNKVAPPFQEAEFDVLYGQGIHRAGEVLDLGVQTGLVDKAGSHFSLRGERIGQGRDRAAEWLREHPDALESLARELAGMLPAAASSPVSAEAEVPTAQA; translated from the coding sequence ATGAACAAGCTGACGGAGAAGTTGAAGGCGGTGGCGGCGGCGGTGGCGGCGATCGAGAAGCAGTTCGGCAAGGGGGCGGTGATGCCGCTGGGGGGCGAGGCGCGCGAGCAGAAGGTGGCGGTGATTCCCTCGGGCTCGGTGGGGTTGGATCGGGCGCTCGGAGTGGGGGGCTACCCGCGCGGACGCGTGGTGGAGCTGTTCGGCAACGAGTCCTCGGGCAAGACGACGCTCACGTTGCATGCCATCGCCCAGGTGCAGGCCCAGGGGGGTGTGGCGGCCTTCATCGACGCGGAGCACGCGCTGGACGTCAACTACGCGCGCAAGCTGGGCGTGCGCGTGGAGGAGCTGCTCATCTCCCAGCCGGACACCGGCGAGCAGGCGCTGGAGATCACCGAGCAGCTCGTGCGCTCGGGCGCGGTGGATCTCATCGTGGTGGACTCGGTGGCGGCGCTGGTGCCGCGCGCGGAGATCGAGGGAGAGATGGGGGATGCGCACATGGGCGTGCAGGCGCGGCTGATGAGCCAGGCGCTGCGCAAGCTCACGGGCGCGGTGAGCCGCTCGGGCTGCTGCATCATCTTCATCAATCAGATCCGCATGAAGATCGGCGTGGTGTTCGGCAACCCGGAGACGACCACGGGGGGCAACGCGCTGAAGTTCTACTCGTCGGTGCGCCTGGAGATCCGCCGCACGGGCAACCTGAAGGACGGCGAGAGCGTGGTGGGGACGCGGGCGAAGGTGAAGGTGGTGAAGAACAAGGTCGCCCCGCCCTTCCAGGAAGCGGAGTTCGACGTGCTCTACGGCCAGGGCATCCACCGCGCGGGCGAGGTGCTGGACCTGGGGGTGCAGACGGGGCTGGTGGACAAGGCGGGCAGCCACTTCAGCCTGCGCGGCGAGCGCATCGGCCAGGGCCGCGACCGGGCCGCCGAGTGGCTGCGCGAGCACCCGGACGCGCTGGAGTCCCTCGCCCGGGAGCTGGCGGGGATGCTTCCCGCCGCGGCCTCCTCCCCCGTGAGCGCCGAGGCGGAGGTGCCCACGGCGCAGGCCTAG
- a CDS encoding YifB family Mg chelatase-like AAA ATPase, whose product MLARVRSGALMGIDAVVVECEVDMALGLPYFSVVGLPEGAVRESKVRVVSALKNCGFELPSKRITVNLAPADIRKEGAAFELPIALGVLAAAKLMPEEPLSHYLFGGELSLDGGVKPIKGVLPLAVAARDGGYQGVMVPEANAAEASLVQGLHVVAIRHLREAVDHLIGDKPLAPFTREHLPPPRGRPRPAPLDMSEVRGQADLKTALELAAAGGHNVLFCGPPGSGKTMLARRLPGILPSMGFDEALEVTKIYSVLGLLGDTPSLMRERPFRAPHHTISDAGLVGGGPATRPGELSLAHHGVLFLDELPEFRKNVLEVLRQPLEEGSIHLARATQHVTYPCRVMLVAAMNPCPCGYFNVPGRTCTCPEYRVHDYHSRVSGPLLDRIDITLQTRPVEYRHIARPGDEEPPSAYYRERVEAARERQRARFREEPGVHCNAQMPARLLHRYCKPSPRAERMLERAVRQFGLSARAHDRILKLARSRADLEGHERIEDMDMHLAIDCRQMDRRGWLHTNLQGGLPSRQELPAPWTRPEDS is encoded by the coding sequence ATGCTGGCGCGGGTGCGGTCGGGCGCGTTGATGGGAATCGACGCGGTGGTGGTGGAGTGCGAGGTCGATATGGCCCTGGGACTGCCGTACTTCAGTGTCGTGGGGCTGCCGGAGGGGGCGGTGCGCGAGTCCAAGGTGCGGGTCGTCTCCGCGCTGAAGAACTGCGGCTTCGAGCTGCCCTCCAAGCGCATCACGGTGAACCTGGCGCCCGCGGACATCCGCAAGGAAGGCGCCGCGTTCGAGCTGCCCATCGCGCTGGGGGTGCTCGCGGCGGCGAAGCTCATGCCCGAGGAGCCCCTGTCGCACTACCTCTTCGGCGGAGAGCTGTCGCTGGATGGCGGGGTGAAGCCCATCAAGGGCGTGTTGCCGCTGGCGGTGGCTGCCCGGGATGGGGGCTATCAGGGGGTGATGGTGCCCGAGGCGAACGCCGCCGAGGCCTCGCTCGTGCAGGGGCTGCACGTGGTGGCCATCCGCCACCTGCGCGAGGCCGTGGACCATCTGATCGGAGACAAGCCCCTCGCGCCCTTCACCCGCGAGCACCTCCCGCCCCCGCGCGGACGTCCACGCCCGGCCCCCCTGGACATGTCGGAGGTGCGCGGTCAGGCCGACCTGAAGACGGCGTTGGAGCTCGCCGCCGCTGGAGGTCACAACGTCTTGTTTTGCGGCCCACCTGGCTCGGGCAAGACGATGCTCGCGCGGCGGCTGCCCGGCATCCTCCCCAGCATGGGGTTCGACGAGGCGCTGGAGGTGACGAAGATCTACTCCGTGCTCGGGCTGCTGGGGGACACGCCCTCGCTGATGCGCGAGCGGCCCTTTCGCGCCCCCCACCACACCATCTCCGACGCGGGCCTCGTGGGCGGCGGCCCCGCCACCCGGCCCGGCGAGCTCTCCCTCGCGCACCATGGCGTGCTCTTCCTCGACGAGCTGCCCGAGTTCCGCAAGAACGTGCTGGAGGTGCTGCGCCAGCCCCTGGAGGAAGGCTCCATCCACCTGGCGCGCGCCACCCAGCATGTCACCTACCCCTGCCGGGTGATGCTGGTGGCGGCGATGAACCCCTGCCCGTGCGGCTACTTCAACGTCCCCGGCCGCACCTGCACGTGCCCGGAGTACCGGGTGCATGACTACCACTCGCGGGTGAGCGGGCCGCTGCTCGACCGGATCGACATCACCCTGCAGACGCGCCCCGTGGAGTACCGCCACATCGCCCGCCCCGGTGACGAGGAGCCCCCGAGCGCGTACTACCGCGAGCGCGTGGAGGCCGCGCGCGAGCGCCAGCGGGCCCGCTTCCGCGAGGAGCCCGGCGTGCACTGCAACGCCCAGATGCCGGCGCGGCTGCTGCACCGCTACTGCAAACCCTCGCCCCGGGCCGAGCGGATGCTCGAGCGGGCCGTGCGCCAGTTCGGCCTGTCCGCGCGAGCCCATGATCGCATCCTCAAGCTGGCGCGCTCCCGGGCGGACCTCGAGGGACACGAGCGCATCGAGGACATGGACATGCACCTGGCCATCGACTGCCGGCAGATGGATCGCCGGGGATGGTTGCACACCAACCTCCAGGGCGGTCTCCCCTCCCGCCAGGAGCTTCCCGCCCCCTGGACCCGGCCCGAGGACTCCTGA
- a CDS encoding DUF2378 family protein: MADELLVFEQTIEAVFVRALHGRLSPACRERLRQAGLDLEQKLRPAYPFASWMTFLRIVAEELYPQLPLEESAFKLGEAYMDGYRETMLGRAVLSLLRVLGPRRALMRATQHFRSGNNYTESRLKELGPRKFELWMNEVGSLPSFTAGIIHAGLRTAGVENLRIELAGYDGHACTYCINWSDASVSSGVAGSGDSKAATRSGSINSL; encoded by the coding sequence ATGGCCGACGAGCTCCTGGTTTTCGAGCAGACCATCGAGGCGGTTTTCGTGCGCGCCCTCCACGGGCGTCTGTCCCCCGCCTGCCGGGAGCGCCTGCGCCAGGCGGGGCTCGACCTCGAGCAGAAGCTCCGCCCGGCGTACCCCTTCGCCTCCTGGATGACGTTCCTGCGCATCGTGGCGGAGGAGCTCTATCCCCAGCTTCCGCTGGAGGAGAGCGCCTTCAAGCTCGGCGAGGCCTATATGGACGGCTATCGCGAGACGATGCTCGGCCGCGCGGTGTTGTCGCTCCTGCGCGTGCTGGGGCCCAGGCGCGCCCTCATGCGCGCCACCCAGCACTTCCGCTCGGGCAACAACTACACCGAGTCACGCCTCAAGGAGCTGGGGCCGCGCAAGTTCGAGCTCTGGATGAACGAGGTCGGCTCGCTCCCCTCGTTCACCGCGGGCATCATCCACGCCGGCCTGCGCACCGCCGGCGTGGAGAACCTGCGCATCGAGCTGGCCGGCTACGACGGCCACGCCTGCACCTACTGCATCAACTGGAGCGACGCCTCGGTCTCCTCGGGCGTGGCCGGCAGTGGTGACTCCAAGGCCGCCACCAGGTCCGGATCCATCAACTCCCTGTAG
- a CDS encoding ExbD/TolR family protein, which produces MSARRQFVKPSTPPNSEINVTPLVDVVLVLLIIFMVLTPLLEKDIEVRIPETEEVPPPPDDTPDTQLIVKLDPSGAFSINTEPVSEADYVGKLKRMLSAKKKEDRIVFFVADDKANYGKLVAAFDGAKQAGAFVLGMATEDIPAAAPGAPAPGTPGEVPAAPAPVPTP; this is translated from the coding sequence ATGTCCGCCCGCCGCCAGTTCGTCAAGCCCAGCACCCCCCCCAACTCGGAAATCAACGTCACGCCCCTGGTGGACGTGGTGCTGGTGCTGCTCATCATCTTCATGGTGCTCACGCCGCTGCTCGAGAAGGACATCGAGGTGCGCATCCCGGAGACCGAGGAAGTCCCCCCGCCTCCGGACGACACGCCCGACACCCAGCTCATCGTCAAGCTGGACCCCTCGGGCGCCTTCTCCATCAACACCGAGCCCGTGTCCGAGGCCGACTACGTCGGCAAGCTCAAGCGCATGCTGAGCGCCAAGAAGAAGGAGGACCGCATCGTCTTCTTCGTGGCGGATGACAAGGCCAACTACGGCAAGCTCGTGGCCGCCTTCGACGGCGCCAAGCAGGCCGGCGCCTTCGTGCTCGGCATGGCCACCGAGGACATCCCCGCCGCGGCCCCCGGCGCTCCGGCTCCCGGCACCCCCGGCGAGGTGCCCGCCGCGCCCGCCCCCGTCCCTACTCCCTGA
- a CDS encoding ExbD/TolR family protein has protein sequence MGMSAGGPQGGPKSEINVTPLVDVVLVLLIIFMVVTPMLQRGKSVTLPKASKVEEEKKSGEDPDPIILSVTADKKTFVEQDEYDAAALESKLKDTLAYLPNKKILLKGDNTLTVGDIRQVMEITRKAKAKKIFLGVEEQKN, from the coding sequence ATGGGTATGTCAGCAGGAGGCCCTCAAGGGGGGCCCAAGAGCGAGATCAACGTCACGCCCCTGGTGGACGTGGTGCTGGTGCTGCTCATCATCTTCATGGTCGTCACGCCCATGCTCCAGCGTGGCAAGTCCGTCACCCTCCCCAAGGCCAGCAAGGTCGAGGAGGAGAAGAAGAGCGGCGAGGATCCCGACCCCATCATCCTCTCCGTCACCGCGGACAAGAAGACGTTCGTGGAACAGGACGAGTACGACGCGGCGGCGCTGGAGTCCAAGCTCAAGGACACCCTCGCCTACCTGCCCAACAAGAAGATCCTCCTCAAGGGCGACAACACCCTCACCGTGGGTGACATCCGCCAGGTGATGGAGATCACGCGCAAGGCCAAGGCCAAGAAGATCTTTCTCGGCGTCGAGGAGCAGAAGAACTAG
- a CDS encoding MotA/TolQ/ExbB proton channel family protein — protein sequence MDFSLTHIWQSTGLFARFIIFTLAFMSISSLVVMAERIIVFRKTRKDSRDFAAKMGAILAKGDLAQAAGANLGKDVGHLGRVINSGLTAYRISPSNKDVAVESVARALERQAQREVQSLKRGLGVLATVGSTAPFVGLLGTTMGIVNAFQQMATAGAGGLGTISAGISEALITTAFGLLVAIPAVIAYNFLSGWVDSRSVDISESSNEFLDVVARHFGGSHTASQG from the coding sequence ATGGATTTCTCCCTTACCCACATCTGGCAGTCCACGGGCCTCTTCGCCCGCTTCATCATCTTCACCCTCGCCTTCATGTCCATCTCGTCCCTGGTCGTGATGGCCGAGCGCATCATCGTCTTCCGCAAGACGCGCAAGGACTCGCGCGATTTCGCCGCGAAGATGGGCGCCATCCTCGCCAAGGGCGATCTGGCCCAGGCCGCGGGCGCCAACCTCGGCAAGGACGTGGGTCACCTGGGCCGGGTGATCAACTCGGGCCTGACCGCCTACCGCATCAGCCCCTCCAACAAGGACGTGGCGGTGGAGTCGGTGGCGCGCGCGCTCGAGCGCCAGGCGCAGCGTGAGGTGCAGAGCCTCAAGCGCGGCCTGGGCGTGCTGGCCACGGTGGGCTCCACGGCTCCGTTCGTCGGTCTGCTCGGCACCACGATGGGTATCGTGAACGCCTTCCAGCAGATGGCCACCGCGGGCGCGGGCGGTCTGGGCACCATCTCCGCCGGTATCTCCGAGGCGCTCATCACCACGGCCTTCGGTCTGCTCGTGGCCATCCCCGCAGTGATCGCCTACAACTTCCTGTCCGGTTGGGTGGACTCTCGCTCGGTGGACATCTCCGAGTCCTCCAACGAGTTCCTGGACGTGGTGGCGCGGCACTTCGGTGGCTCGCACACCGCTTCGCAGGGCTAA
- a CDS encoding energy transducer TonB, with translation MFDSVLDRGQGPKSRFGVGAVVSVVLHVALVGGIAWLSMRPPKEEEKEVEVTFKQAMAPPVAAPPPPPPPPPASKKTPTKKPTVKKPDTIVQPKEIPQEKPPEVEPEPAAEEEEATEEEVEGGVEGGVAGGVVGGVIGGVVGGVLGGQVGGTGTDVLPFGAGMTRPEKLSGPQPQYTREALEAHVQGLMIVKCVITTEGKVERCRIIKPLPHMEQAVLDSLYAQRYKPVTFQGRPVQVDYTFNIRLSMPR, from the coding sequence ATGTTCGACTCTGTCCTTGACCGAGGGCAAGGGCCCAAGTCCCGATTCGGAGTGGGTGCCGTCGTCTCGGTGGTGCTGCACGTGGCGCTGGTGGGTGGCATCGCGTGGCTGTCGATGCGGCCTCCGAAAGAGGAGGAGAAGGAAGTCGAGGTGACGTTCAAGCAGGCCATGGCGCCCCCGGTCGCCGCGCCGCCGCCTCCCCCTCCCCCTCCTCCGGCCTCGAAGAAGACCCCCACCAAGAAGCCCACGGTGAAGAAGCCGGACACCATCGTCCAGCCCAAGGAAATCCCCCAGGAGAAGCCGCCCGAGGTGGAGCCGGAGCCGGCCGCCGAGGAGGAAGAGGCGACCGAGGAAGAGGTCGAAGGTGGAGTTGAAGGTGGTGTGGCGGGAGGCGTCGTCGGCGGAGTGATCGGCGGTGTGGTCGGTGGCGTGCTCGGTGGCCAGGTGGGAGGCACCGGCACGGACGTGTTGCCCTTCGGCGCGGGAATGACCCGCCCCGAGAAGCTGTCGGGTCCTCAGCCCCAGTACACGCGCGAGGCCCTCGAGGCCCATGTCCAGGGTCTCATGATCGTCAAGTGCGTCATCACCACGGAGGGCAAGGTCGAGCGCTGCCGCATCATCAAGCCGCTGCCGCACATGGAACAGGCCGTGTTGGACTCGCTGTATGCCCAGCGCTACAAGCCGGTGACGTTCCAGGGTCGGCCCGTCCAGGTCGACTACACCTTCAACATCCGCCTGAGCATGCCGCGCTGA